In the Malus domestica chromosome 16, GDT2T_hap1 genome, one interval contains:
- the LOC103425714 gene encoding small ribosomal subunit protein uS19x — translation MADVEADVAAAGVPKKRTFKKFSFRGVDLDALLDMSTDELVKLFPARARRRFQRGLKRKPMALIKKLRKAKREAPPGEKPEPVRTHLRNMIIVPEMIGSIIGVYNGKTFNQVEIKPEMISHYLAEFSISYKPVKHGRPGIGATHSSRFIPLK, via the exons ATG GCTGACGTTGAGGCCGATGTTGCGGCGGCCGGAGTTCCGAAGAAGAGAACATTTAAGAAGTTCAGCTTCAGGGGCGTCGATTTGGATGCTCTGCTCGACATGTCCACCGATGAGCTTGTCAAGCTCTTCCCTGCCAGAGCTCGCAGAAG GTTTCAGAGGGGTCTGAAGCGCAAGCCTATGGCTTTGATCAAGAAGCTGCGCAAAGCG AAAAGAGAGGCTCCACCCGGTGAAAAGCCAGAGCCAGTCCGTACTCACCTGCGTAACATGATTATAGTTCCGGAAATGATTGGAAGCATCATTGGAGTGTACAATGGTAAGACCTTCAATCAGGTTGAAATCAAGCCTGAGATGATCAGCCACTACCTTGCTGAGTTCTCAATCTCATACAAGCCTGTGAAGCATGGTAGACCTGGTATTGGTGCCACGCACTCTTCGAGGTTCATTCCTCTTAAGTGA
- the LOC139193033 gene encoding calmodulin calcium-dependent NAD kinase-like yields MLVHQSSTDAASSLLVTALNEGRDVIMDGTLSWLAFVEHTIDMARDVHNCRYRMEVGYKVEEDGTVTENYWERVDEEEDHQDQQKMIDNGEEPRRKPYRIELVGVVCDA; encoded by the coding sequence ATGCTGGTGCACCAATCATCCACTGATGCTGCATCATCGCTTCTAGTGACTGCACTCAATGAAGgaagggatgtaatcatggacgGCACTCTATCATGGCTGGCCTTTGTTGAGCATACAATAGACATGGCCCGGGATGTTCACAACTGCCGATACCGCATGGAGGTCGGATACAAGGTGGAGGAGGATGGCACCGTTACCGAAAACTATTGGGAACGAGTGGATGAAGAAGAGGATCATCAGGATCAGCAGAAGATGATAGATAATGGGGAGGAACCCAGGAGAAAACCCTACAGAATAGAGTTGGTTGGAGTGGTTTGTGATGCTTAA